TCAAACTTTGGTCAACTCTTCTACTTTAAGCATCCAAGAATAAAAATTTCTCTTCCAAATCAATCATGAACCTCTCGAACATCGAAATCAACCGTACACGCAAATtgtaatacatcatatgaagctactcaagacctCAAACTACCGAATGGAAGTTccaatgctcaaaatgaccggtcgggtcattacattttcCCCTTACTTAAACATAttttcatcctcgaacgtgccaagagtcgtTCCAAAGCAATCAAATCACTATATAAACTCGCCATACATGTACCCATGGGTGATCCCACGCTAACTCAATCCATATAGGCTCGTCAACATAACTAATTGAAGATCCTTTTTTCAACCTTagtccataaaccttagaaccgaATCTCCGACATCTGAAATTTCTTATAAGATTAGGTCCTTGTATATATACATTGTATCAATATCAACAAGCTGCATCAAGCCATCAATACATTGACAATATCAAACCACACGATGTACCACATAATCCATGTACTTATAGCAATATCTCTAACCACAATAATTACTCATTACTAAACTCGATATCGGTAACAAACCTCATATCATATAAAACCTTGTTCCAAACCTTCATAACACTGATAGTGATGTAGGAAacatgtagaaactcataacTACTCACCACACCAACAAGTCGTGGAGTTCTCTTACCCGACAAACACCATTGGCCCAACTCTAAGCTGATTAATAACATTTTTATCCAAACATACCTTATCCCAATCGGATCGCACTAATTCTAGGTCTAATGATCTTATCTCACCCTGTACAAGCTATTCGATCGACAAGATACATTAAAATCCACCTAGAGCCACATAAGATGCAATCCTTACTACGAGCTCAGAACATAAAAATATGCTTGCTAGTCGAATATAGTAAGTTATAATATCGTATCAACAGGGATTGGAGTTAAACAATATTATCGTAGTTTGTAGCTCAATTGCTATCCAAGGTGATCAACAATTTGAAGTTCTGtgtttaataataaaattaactaaGAACCTAAACTATTGGCTAATGACAATCGATGCAAGTAATGAACAAAGAAGATTATCAGTTGGGAGAAAATAGGGGTTGATAGTATaggtaaaataaaaatatttgggatttaactctagataattcacttctaatgttcgAGAGAGTCTCTAAAATTCACATGGTTATTAGTTCAATTGATgtagaaactcctctctcgattaagtctcaacaTCACAAGATGAACCAATTTTAAGCATGTGAAGATATGCACGAATTCGTAGTGCATTTATCTTTAGGAGAACATCGttcgattatcctcctaacttAGTCTAATCAACAACTCAACTAGCCTCTttcgattactaagaagaattaatgaattTAACCAACAAACTATAATGCAAAAATATCACAAGTTATTCCTCCCTCGattacatgaactagtgaatatagACGCAATGGTTAAAACATGCAAAATGAGTCAATACATAAAAATTAGAGTTAATTATCCACAAACAAGTATCAagacaccaaatccatcaaaccctaaagagAACTACTCCATGGATATGGAGTAATTCGTCATAACAATGTTTAagttaaaggaaaacataaaaaAATCCAAACCCTTgtcttgagtgaggattgaatgaTAAAATCCTTAAGCTTTTGTTTCTCCACCACCTCCTTGGCTTCCTTAGGTCTAAGATATGTCAAAAGTCCCAAAAGTACCATTTttacatgtatatataccaagtagggtcagaCCCAAATGACAACACCTTCTCCTACACGAAGTAGGACACTTTTTCGAAACTGGACGTGCACGTCTGCACACCTAGGAGTGTGCTCGCGCACTTGATTGTGCATTTTTCACCCTGTTCTGCCTCCAGTGCGCGCCCAGTGCACGACCAGTGTGCTATTGCGCACCTAGGTGGCGTTCTGTTGGGAATTTAGGAAAATGTAAAACATAAAATTTGTATCCCTTTTAAATATATAttcaacgatatattgtggagcccaaacggatttctgagcgaaaagttatgtgcattttactggACAATGCACAATATGCCTcctcgattcttcgttttgttCTTAAAGTgcactatcatccgttgatccccgaacacgatccttACTtaatccttgggcttttactcagacttcaaagctccagaatTGCTTGAATTCATCCCATAATATCTACATAGATCGAAATCActtctacaaggcataaaacacacaattagtgcaaaacactggcggttaaagctcaaactcaactaAAATGCAGTAAACTAGAGCGCAATAAGCAACTAAAGCACAAGATTATAAcctaccatcaacaccccacacttaaaccactgctcatcctcgagcaatcaaactacacttcatATAGCCACGACCTTATTAAACAACTCTCCTAACTCATTACACcatgaatatttaaaatagactaagcacaatagtataacatcttcacctcaagaattgactcacaagcaccacgcattattcacaacttacTCACCTATTTTAGCATAGAGGTCAacaacattacctttccttcatgaatcatgtGACCTCACACAAcaatagagagtagttccacacacaataaagTTGAAGACAATTAGGAATTTAAAGTAGAAAGAATTCACTAACGCTCAGaaacaacattcatatgccacaaaagatgaacCATAGGCTTTCCCGTAGtatactactctactaattgagctcattcactcaaggatcaagtaggactttgtTGTAATGTAGACTGCGGGACatgtaggatacatttagatataagagtgactacatcTCCCTAAGACTTTAACACATATACTTAACCATTAAATCCCACACTTATATCAAACCatactccaccttcacatcaatacaTAATAACTCCCTATTTCTTTAAGCAAAATTACATCACGAGTCACTATTATCCAAGAATATTTTGCACAATAATACAACTTTAAACCCAAGTGGCTCTTGCTTTTTCAAACTAGTGCGCCTGCCTCTTTATTTCATTGATTCCACTCAAAAGCAAAACCAAACACCCCACACTTCAAATCTTACATAGTTCATAACAATTTTGAGTGCTTACGAGAGGTACAAGGTTCAAATAGAGggtcaattcaaacaaatgggtaagacttgtaatgtggttgccaaagaaacaagattacaggATCAAAGGGGTTAAGtaagatacataacaattaggtggatAAGGCATATAACTAGCTTaataaagaaatgcctatatcacttccaagactgaataaaactactattttgctttgcaaacacacaaggCAAGTTTTAGACATCagatgcaatgcacagaataacacaaaatCTCACCCACACATGGTACATGACACACTCgggattggactcatcaagacactctagtcaaagcagttaagcaaagttaagatcatataaTTTAAGGAACTTATCCACGAGTCAAAACCTGAGCCTAAGCATCACAACTAGagcactcactattctcaaggcataataaAGTCAAGAGATATAGCTTCAATTCAAATCACAGCACAACGTTTCCTATACCTAacaaaataaaaactaactacacccaattcaaacaaaaacccttgaaaaagaaccacagcacaaagaaaaaccaaggggaaattattacactacctaacagaagaaaaaaaattgtctttttcttttgactttaatccctcaagaaactcGTCAAATGATATCCATCACTTGGAAaagttgaaaattttaaaatatttatggttttttcaaaaataaaaaatataactaCTAAAAAGCACAAAAAAGTTACAATATACAattatcccccaccccacactttagtTGTGGCATGTCCCAATGACACACAATTTAAAAAGCATAAGGTAGAGGAAACTTCTCTGAATCTCTAGTCGAGGTCTGAATCAAAGTCGAGCTCCATTCCACGCGCCCGAACTAGTGCACACATCCATACAGACAGCTTCTTCTCAGCCTTCTTAGGGTACACACCACACTTATATTTTTCACTAACAGCAGCCTTCTTTGTCATGCCCTTCACCTTCCACTCAACACTTGCAGCTGGCTTCTCCTTTTTCACTCTAGTTGCTACCTTCATCTCAAAAGTCACCCTCTCCTCACCCACTCTAAGCATGATTTTCCTATCATGTATATCCAGTATAGCTCTACCCATTGCTAAAAATGGTCTTCCTAGGGTGAGGGGTACCTCTTTGATCTCTTCCATATTCACCATTATGAAATCTACAGGAAATACGAACTTATCCACCCGTACAAAAAAATCTTCAACTATCCCCTCGGGTGTTATAGTTATTTGGTCTGCCAGCTGCAAAGATATTGGCACCGACCTTATCTCTCCAATCTCCTTCTCCAGTTTTTTGTAAATAGACAATGGCATTAGATTAATTGAGGCAGCAGAATCACATAAAGATTTATCAAAATTAAGTGTGCCCAAAGAGCAAAGTATGGTAAAACTCCCTGGATCTCCAAACTTTTGTGGGAGTTTATTTTGCAGTATTGCACTGCAGTGCTCTGTGAGCTTGACCACTAATGTTTCctctatcttcctcttctttgtAAGAATCTCCTCCAATAACTTGGCATAAGCTGGCATTTTTGGGAGAACTTCCGTGAATGGCAGATTTACATTAACCTATCTCAGCATATCTAGAAATATCTCAAACTGTTTGTCCAACTTTTCTCTATAGAGCTTTTGGGGAAAAGGTAGAGGAGGCATGTGCTTGCTCTCTTCATTAGATTCGTCCCTTCTCgaagtttcctccttcttctttttct
This genomic stretch from Nicotiana sylvestris chromosome 9, ASM39365v2, whole genome shotgun sequence harbors:
- the LOC104250180 gene encoding uncharacterized protein, giving the protein MPAYAKLLEEILTKKRKIEETLVVKLTEHCSAILQNKLPQKFGDPGSFTILCSLGTLNFDKSLCDSAASINLMPLSIYKKLEKEIGEIRSVPISLQLADQITITPEGIVEDFFVRVDKFVFPVDFIMVNMEEIKEVPLTLGRPFLAMGRAILDIHDRKIMLRVGEERVTFEMKVATRVKKEKPAASVEWKVKGMTKKAAVSEKYKCGVYPKKAEKKLSVWMCALVRARGMELDFDSDLD